A stretch of Desulfobaccales bacterium DNA encodes these proteins:
- the murB gene encoding UDP-N-acetylmuramate dehydrogenase, whose amino-acid sequence MNALLPEIHSHVPLAPRTTWRIGGAAAQFAVPRTLEEVFALFKLAEDRGWPLFFLGRGSNVLVDDAGLPGLTLQVGGLTGLSRQGDRLRAGAGVALPKLSRRLADLGLAGFEFLEGIPGTVGAGVRLNAGAFGQQLAERLTRVWVATPAGRLLEFTPAELQPAYRSSRLLFFPHWLVVEAEFHLPGEDDPAAIRARMAELAVRRRTVQPSNPRSCGSVFKNPPQGPPAGRLIDEAGLKGKRMGDAVVSRKHANFILNAGRATAAQVKALIALIQEEVWRRFGVALEREVVFLPEDLSGAGGNAGQGPVSLL is encoded by the coding sequence ATGAATGCCCTTCTGCCGGAGATTCACTCCCACGTGCCCCTGGCCCCTCGCACCACCTGGCGCATCGGGGGGGCTGCGGCGCAGTTCGCCGTGCCCCGGACTTTGGAAGAGGTCTTCGCCCTCTTTAAGCTGGCAGAAGACCGGGGCTGGCCCCTCTTTTTCCTGGGGCGGGGGAGCAACGTGCTGGTGGATGATGCCGGCCTGCCAGGGCTAACGCTGCAGGTGGGAGGGCTGACCGGGCTTTCCCGCCAGGGCGATCGCCTCCGGGCCGGGGCCGGGGTGGCGCTGCCAAAGCTGTCCCGCCGCCTGGCCGACCTTGGCCTGGCAGGCTTTGAGTTCCTGGAAGGCATCCCCGGCACCGTAGGCGCCGGGGTGCGTCTCAACGCCGGGGCCTTCGGACAGCAGCTCGCTGAGAGGCTCACCCGGGTGTGGGTGGCCACCCCGGCAGGCCGGCTGCTGGAGTTCACCCCGGCGGAGCTGCAGCCGGCGTATCGCTCCTCCCGCCTGCTTTTCTTCCCCCACTGGCTGGTAGTGGAGGCGGAGTTTCACCTCCCCGGGGAGGATGACCCCGCGGCCATCCGGGCCCGCATGGCCGAGCTGGCCGTCCGCCGCCGGACGGTGCAGCCCAGCAACCCCCGGAGCTGCGGCAGTGTGTTCAAAAATCCCCCCCAGGGACCCCCGGCGGGCCGGCTCATTGACGAGGCGGGCCTGAAAGGGAAGCGGATGGGGGACGCGGTGGTCTCCCGGAAGCACGCCAACTTCATCCTCAATGCCGGCCGGGCCACCGCCGCTCAGGTGAAGGCCCTCATCGCCCTCATCCAGGAGGAGGTCTGGCGTCGCTTCGGGGTGGCCCTGGAGCGGGAAGTGGTGTTTCTCCCGGAGGATCTCTCCGGCGCCGGGGGCAACGCAGGCCAGGGCCCGGTGTCGCTCCTTTGA
- a CDS encoding P-loop NTPase, with amino-acid sequence MPDAACHDRRRLTEAARLLFPAEEVATPGFWAGLDPTRLKQAFRREVRHWHPDAPRPLPGWTAAARQARFVAVKQAYDLLRDYLREAPSFPGPRIIAVAGAKGGVGASIIAANLGVLLARLGRRVILADLDPAGPTLPLYLGNLSPHSSHGAAGRGCGPRPSRFGPALITGEDLGFPADAAAGLEHRRFLAGLAHVEADDLLCDLGSAPRALDLFVAARRQLLVTTCEPAAYVQAYAFLKRLRTRLSSQELPPLSLAPEFRPLILFNQVTHRDRPREMARRLKEVAARCLGLQITVLSLPFREEIAHSARDLVPVAVRGTGAASRHLSHLGRMLLT; translated from the coding sequence ATGCCTGACGCAGCATGCCATGATCGCCGCCGCCTCACCGAAGCCGCCCGGCTGCTCTTCCCTGCCGAGGAAGTGGCCACCCCGGGGTTTTGGGCCGGCCTGGATCCCACCCGGCTAAAACAGGCCTTTCGGAGGGAGGTGCGGCACTGGCATCCCGATGCCCCCCGGCCGCTCCCGGGGTGGACGGCAGCGGCCCGGCAGGCGCGGTTTGTGGCCGTCAAACAGGCGTATGACCTCCTCCGGGACTATCTGCGGGAGGCTCCCTCCTTCCCCGGACCCCGGATCATCGCGGTGGCCGGCGCCAAAGGCGGAGTGGGGGCCAGCATCATCGCCGCCAATCTGGGGGTGCTCCTGGCCCGTCTGGGCCGCCGGGTGATCCTGGCCGACCTGGACCCCGCCGGACCTACCCTGCCCCTCTATCTGGGAAACCTGTCCCCGCACTCCTCCCACGGTGCGGCCGGCCGGGGCTGCGGGCCGCGGCCGAGCCGCTTTGGCCCGGCCCTGATCACCGGCGAGGACCTGGGCTTTCCGGCAGATGCGGCCGCCGGCTTGGAGCACCGGCGATTTCTGGCCGGGCTTGCCCACGTGGAGGCAGATGACCTCCTCTGCGATCTGGGCAGCGCGCCGAGGGCGTTGGACCTGTTCGTGGCCGCCCGGCGCCAGCTCCTGGTCACCACCTGCGAGCCTGCCGCCTATGTCCAGGCCTACGCCTTTCTCAAGCGTCTCCGGACCCGGCTGTCATCTCAGGAACTGCCGCCTTTAAGCCTCGCCCCTGAGTTCAGGCCCCTGATCCTGTTCAATCAGGTCACCCACCGGGACCGGCCCCGGGAAATGGCCCGGCGCCTCAAGGAGGTGGCGGCCCGGTGCCTCGGCCTGCAGATCACGGTTCTCAGCCTGCCCTTCCGGGAGGAGATCGCCCACAGCGCCCGGGACCTGGTGCCGGTAGCCGTGCGGGGGACGGGCGCCGCCAGCCGCCATCTCTCCCACCTGGGCAGGATGTTGCTCACCTGA
- a CDS encoding MgtC/SapB family protein produces MDWQNIGVFVARLALAATVGGLIGFERESHGQAAGLRTYILVCLGACLMMLLSLNMADLHAALPGTTSVVRVDPSRIASYAIASMGFLGAGAIITGKGSVRGLTTAAGLWLVTGIGLAIGAGFLLPALFTALVSLTCLYILRRLKDKFRHDTFTTLTLKFSGRMEKHLEAVRRVLAPHGVSIAFVNYQRVIPENLVVYRLRLECKENAPWGRLVRELSEIPALREMSWQEGEVP; encoded by the coding sequence ATGGACTGGCAGAATATCGGCGTCTTTGTGGCGAGGCTGGCCCTGGCGGCGACGGTGGGCGGCCTCATCGGCTTCGAGCGGGAATCCCACGGCCAGGCGGCTGGCTTGCGCACTTACATCCTCGTATGTCTCGGGGCCTGTCTGATGATGCTTCTGTCCCTCAACATGGCGGACCTGCACGCCGCCCTGCCGGGCACCACCTCCGTAGTGCGGGTGGACCCCAGCCGCATCGCCTCCTATGCCATCGCCTCCATGGGCTTTCTGGGGGCCGGGGCCATCATTACTGGCAAGGGCTCGGTCCGGGGCCTCACCACCGCCGCGGGCTTGTGGCTAGTCACCGGCATTGGGCTGGCCATCGGGGCCGGTTTTCTTCTGCCGGCTTTATTTACCGCCCTGGTGAGCCTGACCTGCCTCTATATCCTCCGGCGGCTCAAGGACAAGTTCCGCCACGACACCTTCACCACCCTGACCCTGAAGTTCTCCGGCCGCATGGAAAAGCACCTGGAAGCGGTGCGCCGGGTCCTGGCCCCTCACGGGGTAAGCATCGCCTTCGTCAACTACCAGCGGGTCATCCCGGAAAACCTGGTGGTCTACCGCCTGCGCCTGGAGTGCAAGGAAAATGCCCCCTGGGGCCGGCTGGTGCGGGAGCTCTCGGAAATCCCGGCCTTAAGGGAGATGAGCTGGCAGGAAGGGGAGGTGCCTTAA
- a CDS encoding sigma 54-interacting transcriptional regulator yields the protein MSFQFPGVIGDSPRMREALRLMEIVAPSEATVLLLGETGTGKELAAQAIHLNSLRRQGPFVVVNCAALPETLLESELFGHERGAFTGATGRREGRFLLAHRGTLFMDEVGELSSATQAKLLRVLQSREFEPLGSTRTVKVDVRIIAATNRNLEAMVREGTFREDLFYRLHVFPITLPPLRERLEDLPWLTEFFLRRFRDKYQRPVRSLAPEVLAAMRAYPWPGNIRELENIMERAVLMCDGEVLTLKELPEYLQPRSAEEGGLPPEPSPQDMEREYIRKTLERFAFNREEVARRLEISLEELNFKIKVYGLEPAKEHAR from the coding sequence GTGAGCTTCCAGTTTCCCGGGGTCATCGGCGATTCTCCCAGGATGCGGGAGGCCCTGCGTCTCATGGAGATCGTGGCCCCCTCGGAGGCCACGGTGCTCCTTCTGGGGGAGACCGGCACCGGCAAGGAACTGGCGGCCCAGGCCATTCATCTCAACTCCCTAAGGCGCCAGGGGCCCTTTGTGGTGGTGAACTGCGCCGCCCTGCCGGAAACCCTTTTGGAAAGCGAGCTTTTCGGACATGAGCGGGGGGCCTTCACCGGGGCCACCGGGCGCCGGGAAGGGCGGTTTCTCCTGGCCCACCGGGGCACCCTGTTCATGGACGAAGTGGGGGAGCTTTCCTCCGCCACCCAGGCCAAGCTCCTGAGGGTCCTGCAGAGCCGGGAGTTCGAACCCCTGGGCAGTACCCGCACCGTGAAGGTGGATGTGCGCATCATTGCCGCCACCAACCGCAACCTGGAGGCCATGGTGCGGGAGGGCACCTTCCGGGAGGACCTTTTCTACCGCCTCCACGTCTTTCCCATCACCCTGCCGCCGCTTCGGGAACGGTTGGAGGACTTGCCCTGGCTGACGGAGTTTTTCCTGCGCCGCTTCCGGGATAAATACCAGCGGCCGGTGCGGTCCCTGGCGCCGGAGGTGCTGGCGGCCATGCGCGCCTACCCCTGGCCGGGGAACATCCGGGAGCTGGAGAACATCATGGAGCGGGCGGTGCTCATGTGCGACGGGGAGGTTCTCACCCTCAAAGAGCTCCCGGAGTACCTGCAGCCGCGGTCGGCCGAGGAAGGGGGACTGCCGCCGGAGCCCTCCCCCCAGGACATGGAGCGGGAGTATATCCGCAAGACCCTGGAACGCTTTGCCTTCAATCGGGAGGAGGTGGCCCGCCGCCTGGAGATCTCCCTGGAAGAGCTGAATTTCAAGATCAAGGTCTATGGCCTGGAGCCGGCCAAGGAGCACGCCCGATGA
- a CDS encoding type II toxin-antitoxin system RelE/ParE family toxin — MPKRVAGATRPTILYRGSFYTVELALTLNGSCPAREFLNGLTAEKRAKILALIRRLADQGRINDREKFKKIEGTEFFEFKDFQTRMPCFFQPGGRLIITHGFIKKKDKIPASELEKARSIRAEYNQRF, encoded by the coding sequence ATGCCGAAGCGCGTGGCGGGGGCGACAAGGCCGACGATCTTATACCGAGGTTCCTTTTACACCGTGGAACTGGCCCTCACCCTTAACGGCAGCTGCCCGGCCCGGGAGTTCCTCAATGGCCTGACCGCGGAAAAGAGAGCTAAGATCCTGGCCCTCATCCGGCGCCTGGCCGATCAGGGCCGCATAAACGACCGGGAAAAGTTTAAAAAAATCGAAGGCACGGAATTTTTCGAGTTTAAAGACTTTCAGACCCGGATGCCCTGCTTTTTCCAGCCAGGTGGGCGATTAATCATAACCCACGGCTTTATCAAGAAAAAAGACAAGATTCCCGCCTCAGAGTTAGAAAAGGCTCGCAGCATCCGGGCGGAATATAACCAGAGGTTTTGA
- a CDS encoding YggS family pyridoxal phosphate-dependent enzyme, protein MSDFARRLAEIKDRIAAAARRAGRDPAQVRLVAVSKTVGLEALREAVAAGQRLFGENYLQEALGKITALGPEVEWHFIGHLQSNKAKAAVGRFALIHSLDRLSLAEALEKAAARLGTVQEVLVQVNLAGEASKSGVAPEAAAELLRALKRFPHLRVMGLMTLPPFFPDPEAVRPYFRALRELRDRLKAQGLADTGLPELSMGMSGDFEVAVEEGATLIRVGTALFGPRPTA, encoded by the coding sequence ATGAGCGACTTCGCCCGGCGCCTGGCGGAGATCAAGGACCGCATCGCCGCCGCCGCCCGCAGGGCCGGCCGGGACCCGGCCCAGGTGCGCCTGGTGGCGGTGAGCAAGACCGTGGGCCTGGAGGCGCTGCGGGAGGCGGTGGCCGCGGGGCAGCGGCTCTTCGGGGAAAATTACCTTCAGGAGGCTTTGGGGAAAATCACCGCTCTGGGCCCGGAGGTGGAGTGGCACTTCATCGGCCACCTGCAGAGCAACAAAGCCAAAGCGGCGGTGGGCCGCTTCGCCCTCATCCACTCCCTGGACCGCCTCAGCCTGGCGGAGGCCCTGGAGAAGGCGGCCGCCCGCCTGGGGACGGTGCAGGAGGTCCTGGTGCAGGTGAATCTGGCGGGCGAAGCCAGCAAATCCGGGGTGGCCCCGGAGGCCGCGGCCGAGCTCCTGCGGGCGCTGAAGCGCTTTCCCCACCTGCGGGTGATGGGTCTCATGACCCTGCCGCCCTTTTTCCCTGACCCGGAGGCGGTGCGGCCGTATTTTCGGGCGTTAAGGGAGCTTAGGGACCGGCTGAAGGCCCAGGGCCTCGCGGACACCGGGCTTCCGGAGCTCTCCATGGGCATGAGCGGGGATTTCGAGGTGGCGGTGGAGGAAGGGGCCACCCTCATCCGGGTGGGCACGGCCCTCTTCGGCCCCCGCCCAACCGCCTGA
- a CDS encoding DUF1614 domain-containing protein translates to MIFPPLVFLFMAIFFLVTLVLFPFLLVGLIGNAFIKLGLSPHMIFWLLIFTLLGSLVNIPLTRLEGEEVVVQEEIRYFGMRVRLPRQRLKRQTILAVNVGGALIPAGLSFYLLTRMEWVPGLFINLALVTTVMYYVARPVKGLGIAVPALVPPLLAALGAYLLCPPELRAPCAYIASTWGILVGADLLHLKEVAHLGAPVASIGGAGTFDAIFLGGILAVLLS, encoded by the coding sequence ATGATCTTCCCACCCCTGGTGTTTCTGTTCATGGCCATCTTTTTCCTGGTCACCCTGGTGCTCTTCCCCTTTTTGCTGGTGGGGCTGATCGGGAACGCCTTCATCAAGCTGGGCCTCTCCCCGCACATGATCTTTTGGCTGCTCATCTTCACCCTCCTGGGAAGCCTGGTGAACATCCCTCTCACCCGCCTGGAGGGGGAGGAGGTGGTGGTGCAGGAGGAGATCCGCTATTTCGGCATGCGGGTGCGTCTGCCCCGGCAGCGGCTGAAGCGCCAGACCATCCTGGCGGTGAATGTGGGAGGGGCGCTGATTCCCGCGGGTCTCTCCTTTTACCTCCTTACCCGCATGGAATGGGTGCCGGGGCTGTTCATCAATCTGGCGCTGGTCACCACGGTGATGTATTATGTGGCGCGGCCGGTGAAGGGCCTGGGGATTGCCGTCCCGGCCCTGGTGCCGCCGCTGTTGGCCGCCCTGGGGGCTTATCTCCTCTGTCCCCCGGAGCTCCGGGCCCCGTGCGCCTACATTGCCAGCACCTGGGGGATTCTGGTGGGGGCGGACCTGCTGCACCTGAAGGAGGTGGCCCATCTGGGCGCGCCGGTGGCCTCCATCGGCGGGGCCGGCACTTTTGACGCCATCTTCCTGGGCGGCATCCTGGCGGTGCTGCTCAGTTAA
- a CDS encoding carbohydrate kinase family protein: MRILVSGSLAYDRIMDFPGRFADHILPDKIHVLNVCFMVNGLTERFGGTAGNIAYNLHLLGEQPLILATAGRDFGPYEDWLRSLGLPLDGIRLIPEEFTASAYITTDLSDNQITGFNPGAMKHPSGYALDGLDPRRALAIIAPGNLEDMLTYSRLYKERKVPYIFDPGQSIPAWGGGELKEMATGAWALIVNDYELELFQQKTGLTTGHLLKLTPTLIVTQGDQGSQVLGDGERHHIPAVPPRQVVDPTGAGDAYRAGLIKGLIRGLPWPEAACLGAAVASFAVERAGTQEHRFTLAEVAERYAQVFGASPPALA, from the coding sequence ATGCGCATCCTGGTCTCCGGGTCGCTGGCCTACGACCGCATCATGGATTTTCCCGGCCGCTTTGCGGACCACATCCTGCCGGACAAGATCCATGTCTTAAACGTCTGTTTCATGGTGAACGGCCTCACCGAGCGCTTCGGCGGCACCGCCGGCAACATCGCCTATAATCTCCATCTTTTGGGCGAACAGCCCCTGATTCTCGCCACCGCCGGCCGGGATTTCGGGCCCTATGAAGACTGGCTCCGGAGCCTGGGATTGCCGTTGGACGGCATCCGCCTCATCCCGGAGGAATTCACCGCCTCGGCCTATATCACCACCGATCTTTCGGACAACCAGATCACCGGCTTCAATCCCGGGGCCATGAAACATCCCTCGGGTTATGCCTTAGACGGCCTGGACCCCCGGCGCGCCCTGGCCATCATCGCGCCGGGGAACCTGGAGGACATGCTCACCTACAGCCGCCTCTACAAAGAGCGGAAGGTGCCCTACATCTTCGATCCCGGCCAGTCCATCCCGGCCTGGGGCGGCGGGGAGCTCAAGGAGATGGCCACCGGCGCCTGGGCCCTCATCGTCAATGACTACGAGCTGGAACTCTTCCAGCAGAAGACGGGCCTCACCACCGGCCATCTCCTGAAGCTCACCCCCACCCTCATCGTCACCCAGGGCGACCAAGGCTCCCAGGTGTTGGGGGACGGGGAACGGCACCACATCCCGGCGGTGCCTCCCCGGCAGGTAGTGGACCCCACCGGGGCCGGGGACGCCTACCGGGCGGGGCTGATCAAAGGCCTTATCAGAGGTCTCCCCTGGCCGGAGGCCGCCTGTCTGGGGGCCGCGGTGGCCAGCTTTGCGGTGGAAAGGGCCGGCACCCAGGAGCACCGCTTCACCCTGGCGGAGGTGGCAGAGCGCTACGCTCAGGTCTTCGGCGCCTCTCCGCCGGCCCTTGCCTGA
- a CDS encoding lytic murein transglycosylase: MARWTLAVAILLLALPGPELGAAGRGEQPLAYVDLKYALIRQGLDKDFVFRTFDDPRNRFMPEVVRKIAYLRKERPADYSHFLKPEVVARGRNYMQEHRRQLIRAREMYGVAPEVIVAILTVESGLGNITGKYPVFNVFASLAVMDTPEVMAEAELEPSLLPRLRKKAAWAKRELATFLEYCRRQRLDPFQFSGSWAGALGYAQFLPSSLVRCGVDGDGDGKVDLFTHPDAIASIANYLHKAGFRLSQQGTWRRAILAYNQSDAYADTVLTLAAWY; encoded by the coding sequence ATGGCGAGGTGGACGCTGGCGGTGGCGATCCTGCTCCTGGCCCTGCCGGGCCCCGAACTGGGGGCGGCCGGACGGGGGGAGCAGCCTTTGGCTTACGTGGACCTGAAATACGCCCTTATCCGCCAGGGGCTGGACAAGGATTTCGTCTTCAGGACCTTTGATGACCCCCGCAACCGCTTCATGCCCGAGGTGGTGCGCAAAATCGCCTATCTCCGCAAGGAGCGGCCGGCGGACTACAGCCATTTCCTCAAGCCCGAGGTGGTGGCCCGGGGCCGGAATTATATGCAGGAACACCGGCGGCAGCTGATCAGGGCCCGGGAGATGTATGGGGTGGCGCCGGAGGTCATCGTCGCCATCCTCACGGTGGAATCAGGGCTGGGGAACATCACCGGCAAGTATCCGGTCTTTAATGTCTTTGCCTCGTTGGCGGTGATGGACACCCCCGAGGTCATGGCCGAGGCCGAGCTGGAGCCGAGCCTTTTGCCCCGGTTGCGGAAGAAAGCGGCCTGGGCCAAGCGGGAGCTCGCCACTTTCCTGGAGTACTGCCGGCGCCAGCGCCTGGACCCCTTCCAGTTCTCCGGCTCCTGGGCCGGGGCTTTGGGGTATGCCCAGTTTCTGCCTTCCAGCCTGGTGCGCTGCGGCGTGGACGGGGACGGCGACGGCAAGGTGGACCTCTTCACCCACCCGGACGCCATTGCCAGCATTGCCAATTACCTGCATAAAGCGGGCTTTCGCCTGTCCCAGCAGGGCACCTGGCGCCGGGCCATCCTGGCCTACAATCAATCGGACGCCTACGCCGACACGGTCCTCACCCTGGCGGCCTGGTACTGA
- a CDS encoding folylpolyglutamate synthase/dihydrofolate synthase family protein translates to MRAPFTDLPTAIQWLFGLQKYGIKFGLSSTLNLLARLGLEHSRGEYLHIAGTNGKGSVAAMLSAVLTAAGFPAALFTSPHLVRLNERFRLGEKDIEDDRLLALINRVHEVIDEAEPPTFFEFVTAMALLYFLEEGARPIILETGMGGRLDATNIVSPLVTVITNIAMDHQEFLGHTLKEVAAEKAGIIKPGAPLITGARQRRVLEIFRRRCQECQVPMYVADRHFRVRGRPPGRFTYYGLQWEIHDLAVSLSGRHQYNNAALALAALEVLASRGFEIPEQAVRQGLLQVRWPGRLERLPQDSRILLDGAHNPAAAGILARTLKNLRKTGHIILVLGIMADKDMAGILSKLVPLAHTVLCTRPKYFRAAGPEDLAARVAALGVAAETSESIPAAIRRAQELAGPGDHIVITGSLYTVGEAKAYFEGVEGEPA, encoded by the coding sequence ATGAGGGCCCCGTTTACTGACCTCCCCACCGCCATCCAGTGGCTCTTCGGCCTGCAGAAATACGGCATCAAATTCGGCCTCTCCTCCACCTTGAATCTGCTGGCCCGTCTGGGGCTGGAACACAGCCGCGGGGAATATCTCCACATTGCCGGGACCAACGGCAAGGGCTCAGTGGCGGCCATGCTGTCCGCCGTCCTCACGGCGGCGGGCTTTCCCGCGGCCCTGTTCACCTCGCCCCACCTGGTGCGCCTCAATGAGCGCTTCCGACTGGGGGAGAAAGATATCGAGGATGACCGCCTGCTGGCCCTCATCAACCGGGTGCACGAGGTCATTGACGAGGCTGAGCCCCCCACCTTCTTTGAGTTTGTCACCGCCATGGCCCTCCTCTACTTTTTGGAGGAGGGGGCCCGGCCCATCATCCTGGAGACCGGCATGGGGGGGCGCCTGGACGCCACCAACATCGTCTCGCCCTTGGTGACCGTGATCACCAACATCGCCATGGATCATCAGGAATTTCTGGGGCACACCTTAAAGGAGGTGGCGGCGGAGAAGGCCGGCATCATCAAACCGGGCGCCCCTCTCATCACCGGGGCCCGGCAGCGGCGGGTGCTGGAGATCTTCCGGCGACGCTGCCAGGAGTGCCAGGTGCCCATGTATGTGGCGGACCGCCACTTCCGGGTGCGGGGCCGGCCTCCCGGGCGCTTCACCTATTACGGCCTGCAGTGGGAGATCCACGACCTGGCGGTCAGTCTCAGCGGCCGGCATCAATACAATAATGCCGCCCTGGCCCTGGCGGCCCTGGAGGTTTTGGCTTCCCGGGGGTTTGAGATCCCGGAGCAAGCGGTGCGCCAGGGATTGCTCCAGGTGCGCTGGCCCGGCCGGCTGGAACGCCTGCCCCAGGACTCCCGCATCCTGCTGGACGGGGCCCACAACCCCGCGGCGGCCGGGATTTTGGCCCGCACCCTGAAAAATCTGCGCAAAACCGGGCATATCATCCTGGTCCTGGGGATCATGGCCGACAAGGATATGGCCGGCATCTTGAGCAAGCTCGTCCCCCTGGCCCACACCGTTCTCTGCACCCGGCCCAAATATTTCCGGGCCGCCGGGCCGGAGGACCTGGCCGCCCGGGTGGCCGCCTTGGGGGTGGCCGCCGAGACGTCCGAGAGCATCCCCGCGGCCATCCGCCGGGCCCAGGAGCTGGCCGGCCCTGGGGATCACATCGTCATCACCGGGTCCTTATACACCGTGGGGGAGGCAAAGGCGTATTTTGAGGGGGTCGAAGGCGAGCCGGCGTAA
- a CDS encoding phosphodiester glycosidase family protein has product MSRTISFAILICLMLLQPLPAGAENPRLSHTPPKWQELSRGLMFAEVSVLKGEEVVAGLAVVKADPAHNRFQVFHDVPKTIVQWQEETQAPVLFNAAYYSPQGQPVGLILTDGRPLGPWRNPQMRGMFVAEPKGMSPDLPRATILDLVNSRVDVKNLPWTQGVQSFPLLLDYRGRIRVRESGKKAHRTVIAADRNGNILVFNTRDDFFTLHELALFLKASAFDIDSALNLDGGTEAQLYIKTQEQEYLSPATWTARLGNLLDRREFWLPTVIGIFPR; this is encoded by the coding sequence GTGTCCCGCACAATCTCCTTTGCCATCCTCATCTGCCTGATGCTGCTTCAGCCCCTGCCGGCCGGAGCAGAAAATCCCCGGCTCAGCCATACTCCTCCCAAGTGGCAGGAGTTAAGCCGCGGCCTGATGTTTGCCGAGGTCAGCGTCCTCAAGGGGGAGGAGGTGGTGGCCGGACTGGCGGTGGTCAAGGCGGATCCGGCCCACAACCGCTTCCAGGTCTTCCATGACGTTCCCAAGACCATCGTCCAGTGGCAGGAAGAGACGCAGGCCCCGGTGCTTTTCAATGCCGCCTACTACTCACCCCAGGGCCAGCCGGTGGGCCTCATCCTCACCGACGGCCGGCCGTTGGGTCCCTGGCGCAACCCGCAGATGCGGGGGATGTTTGTGGCCGAACCCAAAGGCATGTCCCCGGACCTGCCCCGGGCCACCATCCTGGATTTGGTGAACAGCCGGGTGGATGTGAAGAACCTCCCCTGGACCCAGGGGGTGCAATCCTTTCCGCTGCTTTTGGATTACCGCGGCCGCATCCGGGTCCGGGAATCCGGCAAAAAGGCGCACCGCACCGTCATTGCGGCGGACCGCAACGGCAACATCCTGGTCTTCAACACCCGGGACGATTTTTTCACCCTGCATGAGCTGGCCCTCTTCCTCAAGGCCAGCGCTTTTGACATCGACAGCGCCTTAAACCTGGACGGCGGCACCGAGGCCCAGTTGTACATCAAAACCCAGGAACAGGAATACCTCTCCCCGGCCACCTGGACCGCCCGGCTGGGGAACCTGCTGGACCGGCGGGAATTCTGGCTGCCCACGGTCATCGGTATTTTTCCCCGGTGA
- a CDS encoding helix-turn-helix transcriptional regulator → MTLMDHYTQDPQFARLLAQEELILEVTETLCALLEKEGVSRTELARRLGKTKGFVSQLLGGGRNLTLRTLADVLSVLGYRLQLKPEKLGGEAVDNKGQKILTCHAWRQATEAPRASWEKISWPDNYFTFHELAI, encoded by the coding sequence ATGACCCTGATGGACCATTACACCCAGGACCCCCAGTTTGCCCGGCTTCTGGCCCAGGAAGAGCTCATTCTGGAAGTGACGGAGACCCTGTGCGCCCTCCTGGAAAAGGAGGGGGTGTCCCGCACCGAGCTGGCCCGGCGTCTGGGCAAAACCAAAGGCTTTGTCTCGCAGCTCCTGGGCGGTGGCCGCAATTTGACGCTGCGCACCCTGGCGGATGTGCTGTCGGTTTTGGGCTACAGGCTGCAGCTCAAGCCGGAGAAACTCGGTGGAGAGGCTGTCGACAATAAAGGCCAGAAAATTTTGACCTGTCATGCCTGGCGCCAAGCTACCGAGGCTCCTCGCGCCTCGTGGGAGAAAATCTCCTGGCCCGATAATTATTTTACCTTTCATGAATTGGCCATCTGA
- a CDS encoding TatD family hydrolase — protein MILADSHAHLDEPEMLPDQDQVVARARKAGVALIINVGINGPNSEAVLATAARYPDVYTTVGLHPHGAAGLTPRELMRLRDLAVHPKVVALGEMGLDFYRRRSPEEVQRRAFREQLELAWELKKPVVVHTREATADTLAILTEYRSRLVGGVMHCFGGSFTEARAFLDLGLYLSFSGVLTYPKAEPLRQVARQVPLERVLIETDCPYLAPQAWRGKRNEPAYVVAVAEALARLHGISVAEVARLTFENTLAAFGLSAMIAAPDAKRRARQP, from the coding sequence ATGATTCTCGCTGATTCTCATGCCCACCTGGATGAGCCGGAAATGCTCCCCGACCAGGACCAGGTGGTGGCCCGGGCCCGCAAGGCCGGAGTGGCCCTCATCATCAACGTGGGTATCAATGGCCCCAACAGCGAGGCGGTGCTGGCCACCGCCGCCCGCTACCCCGACGTCTACACCACTGTAGGCCTGCACCCCCATGGCGCCGCCGGTCTCACCCCCCGGGAGCTGATGCGCCTCAGGGACTTGGCGGTCCACCCCAAGGTGGTGGCCCTGGGGGAGATGGGCCTGGATTTTTACCGCCGCCGCTCCCCGGAGGAGGTGCAGCGCCGGGCCTTCCGGGAGCAATTGGAGCTGGCCTGGGAGCTCAAAAAACCCGTGGTGGTGCATACCCGGGAAGCCACTGCCGACACCCTGGCTATCCTCACCGAATACCGCAGCCGGCTGGTGGGCGGGGTGATGCACTGCTTCGGCGGCAGCTTCACCGAGGCCCGGGCTTTTCTGGATCTGGGGCTGTACCTCTCGTTTTCCGGGGTCCTCACCTACCCCAAGGCGGAGCCCCTGCGACAGGTGGCCCGGCAGGTGCCCCTGGAGAGGGTGCTCATCGAGACCGACTGCCCCTATCTCGCCCCCCAGGCCTGGCGGGGGAAGCGCAACGAACCGGCCTACGTGGTGGCGGTGGCCGAGGCCCTGGCAAGGCTGCATGGGATTTCTGTGGCCGAGGTGGCCCGGCTGACCTTTGAAAACACCCTGGCCGCCTTCGGGCTGAGCGCAATGATCGCCGCCCCGGACGCGAAACGCCGGGCCAGGCAGCCATGA